In one Candidatus Binatia bacterium genomic region, the following are encoded:
- a CDS encoding cytochrome c family protein, with protein MKRLGTTLAGAVCAGVLALGFWGVASAEDAAAAAPAPHQYVGAKKCKMCHNSEKGGAQFTHWTESKHSKAFATLASEDAKKIATAKGIADPQKAAECLSCHQTGYGEAADHFAATYVAEDGVTCESCHGAGSDYIKMKTMSGIRDKSLKAEEYGLVMPTQERCVQCHNEKSPSFKAFDFAADSTKIAHGIPAGYKRGGGTEEAAH; from the coding sequence ATGAAACGACTCGGTACGACGCTCGCAGGAGCGGTGTGCGCCGGCGTGCTGGCACTGGGCTTCTGGGGAGTCGCGAGCGCTGAGGATGCCGCCGCGGCCGCTCCTGCCCCGCACCAGTATGTCGGGGCGAAGAAGTGCAAGATGTGCCACAACTCGGAGAAGGGTGGGGCGCAGTTCACCCACTGGACGGAATCGAAGCATTCCAAGGCGTTCGCGACCCTGGCGAGCGAAGACGCGAAGAAGATCGCCACCGCCAAGGGGATCGCCGATCCGCAGAAGGCGGCCGAGTGTCTCTCCTGCCACCAGACGGGCTACGGCGAGGCGGCCGATCACTTCGCGGCGACCTACGTGGCCGAGGACGGCGTGACCTGCGAGTCGTGCCATGGCGCCGGATCCGACTACATCAAGATGAAGACGATGTCGGGCATCCGGGACAAGTCGCTCAAGGCCGAGGAGTACGGCCTGGTGATGCCGACCCAGGAGCGCTGCGTCCAGTGCCATAACGAGAAGAGCCCGAGCTTCAAGGCCTTCGACTTCGCCGCCGACAGCACCAAGATCGCGCACGGGATTCCCGCGGGATACAAGCGTGGAGGCGGGACGGAAGAGGCGGCCCACTAA